Genomic window (Juglans microcarpa x Juglans regia isolate MS1-56 chromosome 2S, Jm3101_v1.0, whole genome shotgun sequence):
GACTTGGGAATTACTGTCTGCCACTAAATCCCATATACATATCTTCAATCCAATGCAGACCGCACAAGCATTCCCCATATTCTACATGATATGACAATCCAACGTCTATCAACTATTAACAACGCGAGTACTTATgcacaatatacatatatatatgatagcagaattatatttatttatgtacacacacacatatatatgtatatatatatatatttaggctAAAAAGTTTTCTCATTTTGAAAGATGTCCACAGGAGAAAAAATGTATGCAAGTGTGGGAAAACactatcccaaaaaaaaaagtccccAAAGTTTCTCTTCCTTTAAATGTAAATGGTATTGTGGAGCAAAGGCACATTATCCTTCTTCATCAGGCAATATATTTAGGTCATGGAAAAGAGCAAATCATTTTCAGGGCACTACTACTCGACACCTTACTTGGACATCCGATCTGATTTCGAGGACAGGTCCAAGTCATACAGCTTCAACAGTCCCGACGGCAGCGGCAACATAGACGGCTTAGGCACGTCATCCGGCTCCTGCAATCCAGAGCTCGAGAGGAGGAAAAGGGTTGCAGCTTAcaacatgtatgccatggaaggTAAGCTCAAATCTTCTTTGCGAAACAGCTTTAAGTGGATTAAGAGCAAGTTTACCTACAGTTTCGACGATGAGTGAAGACTAAAATCATATATGATCAGATCTCATTTGCATGTTGTTCTCTTTTAAACATAGGTACTTTCTTATCATGTAAAATGGATGTACGTGCGTACGCAGGTTTCGTGGATATTACACGTCTATTAGCTTCTTTGAAAGCTCTTAAATTTAGAATGGACTTGTGTCTCTTCGATATCCAATAATGGATCCAGTCATGTGTTCTACTTACCAGAACTACTGTTTATAAAGTTTATGGGGTTATCATAGGCGTGAGAATTGTTCCAActtaattaattcaaaataaagacGAAAGAGGAGTATTAGAGCTATATATATCGGATCTTGCAAAacgtaaacttataaattgatagatatatatttttgtaaaccaaacatttctcattttgaTGTCATTTTCCAGTTAGGTGCGGTTTGAacagtaagatgagatgagatgagatgagatggtttaaataaaagttgaaagttgaataaattattcttaaaatattattattattttagtattttaaaaaattaaattatttattatattttatgtaaaaatttaaaaaatttataataatgagattaaataaaataaaatatttttactatctaaaTGTGACTTAATGTCACGAGAACCTACCATTTGTCTGTAATCCACATGACGAAAACTTTATTTcaagataaattttaatatttgaaataaaacaaaaacaaaaacaaagttgAAGAATGTGGTGACTCGTTGGCCACGGTGCATGCCGATTGGCAGTTGGTTCAATAACCCGTGATCAGCCCACAACTGGCCCACGGGGCCACGACTATTAACTCACCGCACGTGATAAATCACATGTTAATATGCGGTTAAGAGTATTGATAGTGATTTATGCATCTTCctatataaaatcatcacatATGAAgaatgattttgcatatgaaaaaaactatcacattggtttatgcatctttgaaccaaataataataaaatattattatttttttattttttatttgttttctaaaattttttttatatatattttacaattaatatctactttatattatcaacttaatataaatcttatttatcaaaatcatcttaatataaattctacaaaatttattttaatggataggaaagagaaaaaaatagtaaaatattgtttgaagaATGACTTAGAGATGCATAAGTCAatatagatgaatttaaagatatattttttaaatttaaagataaagataaagatggaGAAGCGACTACTAATGCTAAAGGTGATAAATAGCATTTCTCCAATCTCGTCACGCTCGCTCCTGACTACATTCCATATCCTACGAAAGCGCCGCAAGAGCCTAACCGAATCCGTATGGCATCCAAAGCAAGATTCTGATCAGTAATCGGTCCCAAATATCAGCTCTAATTACTGACGACTGCATTAAACAGAATTGTTGTCGGATCGGTTTTGGCCATCGTTAATCTTAAAAAGAGACCCAATTTCATACCGTTTTAATAATAGTTACAATCGTGCACAAGCAgtatgtaatcattttaaaaaaataaataaatatgatatttacgtaaaaataataattttttaataatagatctaattcttttttaaaatgattgtatggtACTTGTACATGCTGCGACTGTATTTCACGTGCTACTAATACTGTTGATCCCTTCCATCCTTCTTGCAAGGATCACAGGCTTAGGCTCAACATATTGTTGGCAAATGCATTTGCGCGGCGATCGAATGCGATATAGTTGCTTTGGGAATGAATTTACGATACATATCTTCAACATATTCGAGTCAGTGATTTTCTGCCACGGTGATGTTCTAACAGAAGAATGACTTAACCTATTATTTTTCAGAGAATTATATGTATGTGGTTCAGTTCATGACGAGTTcagagaaatattatatatttgtagtaAAGTTCAAACTTAttcaatacaaaaaatacaGTTTATTCTGCACATATAATACAGTTATTCTGGGTTTAACAGACTACTGCTGTTCCTCGTCTTCACTGAAAACCTGGACCCTCTATGGCATCCCACGCAACTGTACAGAGGTTACTTGTGTGGCATCTCGTGTGCCGTTGATGTGCTGATTGTGATGGGCACTGGACATCTTAGAGAGGATTATCCTTGATGGCCTTATCTTTGTCGAATTCGAAGAGTTTTGATATATTTCCAGATCGACACTTCGGAAATCGATTGAAGAAAGAGACCTCCGACAATGAGACAGTATTTTGCCTTCATTCGGGTTGATGATATCACTTACGGAAGCCTGCAAGAGTGTAGGGTTCTTGATGTTCTTGAGAGCATTGGGATGAACCTCAGTTTTTGGTGCCCTCTTTTGATCAGAACGACCAACTGGGGATAAGGATGCATCCGAGCTTCTGTCATTCCTAGTTGTTGTGACGCTAGAGGAGGCGCTGCTTCCACTGTAACCCATCTCTTGGCTCTGCATTTGGGCCTCTGATTTCTTCCCCTGCAATGAGTTTTAAGGAAAacataaagaagaaagaagaaactcATTTATATGCAGCGGCATGTGCTCAGTACTCCATTGAAAGAAGAAGAGGTAGTTCAAGTGGATTCAAACTAATCTTCATGCTTTAAAAAACTATCTATTCTTTAACTAGACATATTGTTTATCTTAGATTTTTCATTTCGATTGATGTAATTAATGCATTAGAGTAGTTTTTCATGTAAATGGTTAACtatgaaatcatttaaaatgCGACAGAATTAATTGGTATGATTAGAGATAAACAattaatgatgaatattttcatatgaccacagatttgaattaagattttcaCCTCTACTGTATCCCCCTATTTTCTGAATACCAAGCTCAACAACTAGAGTATACATTCATTTCATATGGTAATTCAAATTCAAGATgagaagtaatattttattttatttttttgatgttGGAAAACCTCTCCAAAGCAAGGCCCTTTGGACCCACCCCTACAGAATAAACTATGGTCCCGTGTACCGCACCCTTAGAAGTTTTTCTACACAGAACTAattaaatcgctggcttttcactAAGAGGTGTGGCCGCAAAAGATTATTTGCACCCATTAGGTTTTGAAccttgaaccttggaccttgaccTTTTAGACCAAAAATCTTCTATAAAAGCACTGTAAAAGTCTCTATGATGCACAGCCATCAAATGAACTAGATATACCCTGCAAGTCTGACTTCACATCCGTGGCCCTGCCCTATtaccatctcaatttattattatttttttcgttaTTGCTtagatttgaatatatatttctcCTTGAATACACAACGAAATTCCGTCTTCCTCAAAAAAAAATGTCACTCTTAATGGAAGTATAATTTCAACTGAAGATGTTGCTCTAAGGTACTGATCTCAAGGTGCAACATCTTACCTCTTTATTAGAATCAAAATCTTCAGTGGGTTGCTCAATGATCAGTTTCTTTCCCTGATGACCATCAGCTTTTGTTCGAgttgattgttttgttttagAAGTCTTGCGCCTGTAAGATGGAAAATCACAATTAAGTAAATTCATGTAGTTTGGACATCCAGTGGAATTGATCGTTACAGCCCACAGAACAGACTAAGCTGCTATTAAAGGTTTTGGTAGGAGACATCATGATCGTAACATAGAGGTATTCATCACATCATTGAGgaaaataatttcacattataaactaaaatcataCATCTTCCGATCACGGGTTTTAGATTGATCCTTCTCTTTCCTGGGAATTGGTAGAGCTGAAAGATTGCATGCCAATGGGCTTGAAGTAAAGAACtgaaagcagaaaaaaaaaatactcagaATAAAGCGTAAATTTTCTTTTACGATTGAACTTTATAAAAGCAGGAGGAAGATAATAGAATGTGTTCATTAGGAACACTTGTATTCCAATTTTCTAAAGCTCTTAGTACAAAGTTTTGGTTCTACCAAAGAAAAGGGCTGAAATGTCGTTATACCACTAGCAATGAGTACAGAGAAAGAGCTTGCCATCTATTATACTCACTTCACTATGGAGAGCAGAAGCAGCACTGCCACGAGAGGTTGGGTCTAGAGCAAGAAGTGTAGTCAAAAGGCCAAATGAAGAGGTAGGTAAGGGGCTGAAGGCTTCTTCAAAACTAGGCCTATAATGCCGCGGTGGACGGAAGCTTGCCGGTAGCTTCATTTTGTTCCAGTAATCCTCTGAGGGTGAACCACAAAGTTTGAAGATCTTATGAAGCTGCTCAACCTGTGTACAACAGAGACAGAACTTAAAAACAACGAGTATAGAATCATTGCACGCATATCCTTAAAAGAAAAGTAGTAATTATACAATCCATGCATGGAACAGAATCTATCCAATTTTTCTTCTGGATTTGTATTATTAAAGGCGGTTCTACCTCTGTTCTCCCAGGCATAAATGCTCTTCTAACAAACATCTCTGCCAATAGGCATCCTGCACTCCAAAGATCAATACCAGCTCCATAATCCGTGGAGCCTAACAGTAGTTCTGGGGCCCTATACCAGAGTGTCACCACTCGGCTTGTAAGGGAACGTTTTTGTTCAGGATCATACACGTTTGCAAGACCAAAATCAGCAATTTTCAACACTCCCCTACTGTTTATTAACAAGTTGGCTGGTTTAATGTCTCGGTGTAAAACTCCTCTTTCATGGCAGTGCTGGAGACCAGAAAGTAGCTGCTGCATATAGCACTTGACCTGTGCTTCATTGAGCATCTCACCCGGACGTGAGATAATCCCGGTCAAGTCAGACTGCATGAAATCGAAAACCAGATAGAGACTATACTGCATCCTTGAAGTGGCTAGTCCGTTAAGCTTGATCACGTTGGGATGATCTAGCATCTTCAGTATCCTAATCTCTCTTGCCATGAATTTCACACTTTCAGGCTCCGAAGTGTCAAACCGCACTTTCTTCAAAGCAACAATCTTTTTGGTGTCCCTATCGACAGCTTTGTACACATTGCTGTAAGTTCCTTGCCCGATCTGTAAAAGCAACAAGTTTATATACAAAATTGCTCTAaatcaatttacttttttatattttctttaattaaaacttttataACTGGTGGTGGTAAGAGTGATCTAATTATTGTCgttaaaattttctaattatatcTGACTACTCATCATTGATGCTTATGCAGTGTTTCTAATCgtttacttacataattctGACAAATGGactattttgatcattttgggatttaaaaactATTCCAAAAACCACAATTTAAGTCAAAACATCCCAACTTAATTTAGACTAATGTTTTAAATTCCGTTCAGTAATCATTCCAGTTTAAgtattagaatgaaatattttaatatcggTACATTTTGATATATCATTTCGAGATTagctatacatatatatacacatatacttGTATGTAAGtgtatatcatgtatatatttgtgtgtgtgtgtatatatatataatattaaaaacatgaaatggagatttttaaaatggatataagttgaaaacattaaaaataatattagcagagatcttgttaaaaaataatattaaaaaaattataaacttaagttgaaacacacaaaaaataaagacaaaaaataaagggtcaagaaattattaaaaataatgagatttaaaaaaaaaatgatgggacatatttaaagttacaaaaaaaaattaagattctatatatgatttttagattttaaaattacacgAATGTCATttagatttaaatttataaaaatatcgtccaaactcaagaaaaatacaattttgCCATTAAAACGGTCGAAAAGAATTCAAAACTATGATTAAGATCTTTCTATCTCCAACAGGCAACTCATCCAAGAAACTCGAACACTCCCCTCTATCATGTCTTCTTTCTAATCTCCCTATCCTCTCTTAAATTTGGGTGTCGCAAAGAACAAGGGAGGAAGATAatttgaaataaagaaaatcaacaaatgaAGCCTCTCCCACTCTACTCCTTGGAGCTAGAAAGtagaacctctctctctctctctct
Coding sequences:
- the LOC121253320 gene encoding uncharacterized protein LOC121253320, producing MMRKTSKTKQSTRTKADGHQGKKLIIEQPTEDFDSNKEGKKSEAQMQSQEMGYSGSSASSSVTTTRNDRSSDASLSPVGRSDQKRAPKTEVHPNALKNIKNPTLLQASVSDIINPNEGKILSHCRRSLSSIDFRSVDLEIYQNSSNSTKIRPSRIILSKMSSAHHNQHINGTRDATQVTSVQLRGMP
- the LOC121253321 gene encoding probable serine/threonine-protein kinase At1g54610, whose translation is MAKLAILYINLLLLQIGQGTYSNVYKAVDRDTKKIVALKKVRFDTSEPESVKFMAREIRILKMLDHPNVIKLNGLATSRMQYSLYLVFDFMQSDLTGIISRPGEMLNEAQVKCYMQQLLSGLQHCHERGVLHRDIKPANLLINSRGVLKIADFGLANVYDPEQKRSLTSRVVTLWYRAPELLLGSTDYGAGIDLWSAGCLLAEMFVRRAFMPGRTEDMRAMILYSLFLSSVSVVHRLSSFIRSSNFVVHPQRITGTK